ATAGGTGAGGTTCACCGCCGCCAGCCTCAGGTTTTTGGAAAGCCCCTCCCAATCTCCATGTGTCATCAGCTTCGAATAAGTGGGTAAAAGCACCATTCCGGTTGAAACCGCAAACATTCCCAGGGGAAATTGGAAAAGCCGATAACCATATTCCAGCGCGGAAATGCTGCCCACTGCCAAAAAAGACGCCATCAGGCTATCCGCCACCAAATTGATTTCTCTGATGCCCACGCCAATCAACGATGGTAAAAACCGGGTCCACATCGTTTTAAGAGCCTCTCCGCCAAAACGCACAAAAAGTTTCAGCGGGTAACCAAGTTGTTTTAAATAGGGAAAATTAATCAGGGTTTGCAAAGCTCCACCAGCAAAAACACCCCAGGCAGCCCATTTAACCAGAGCTACTCCCTCCAGTCCAAAAACGAAGCGGGGAACCACCATGCTGAAAATCATTCCCAGATTCAGAAGCCCGGAGGAGAGCCCGGTTATGAAAAACTTGTCGTGTGAATTCAAGATGGCGATAAGGGTTGAGGAAAGACCAATCCATAAAAGGTAGGGAAACATGATGCGCGTGAGGATGATGGCCAATTGGGACGTCTTAGGAGCCAGCCCGGGATAGAGCAATCGCACTATCCAAGGTGCTGCCACAATCCCGATTACGGTGAGAATCAGCAAAAACAAGGTGAGAATGCCCAGAACCTGAAGCGCGAAATTAATCTGGCGCTGTTTGCTTTCTTTTATCCCGATTTCGTTGTAAATTGGCACGAATGACGCCGACAGCGCGCCTTCGCCAAAAAGACTGCGCAGAAGGTTTGGGATTTTATAGCCAACCACGAAAGCGTCGTTCAAAAAGGTGGTTCCAAAACAGAATGCCATAAGCTGATCGCGCACCAAGCCCAAAACGCGGCTCATGAATATGGCGACAGACATCATGCTGATGTTTTTAATTAGTTT
The genomic region above belongs to Candidatus Cloacimonadota bacterium and contains:
- the murJ gene encoding murein biosynthesis integral membrane protein MurJ yields the protein MTENKLIKNISMMSVAIFMSRVLGLVRDQLMAFCFGTTFLNDAFVVGYKIPNLLRSLFGEGALSASFVPIYNEIGIKESKQRQINFALQVLGILTLFLLILTVIGIVAAPWIVRLLYPGLAPKTSQLAIILTRIMFPYLLWIGLSSTLIAILNSHDKFFITGLSSGLLNLGMIFSMVVPRFVFGLEGVALVKWAAWGVFAGGALQTLINFPYLKQLGYPLKLFVRFGGEALKTMWTRFLPSLIGVGIREINLVADSLMASFLAVGSISALEYGYRLFQFPLGMFAVSTGMVLLPTYSKLMTHGDWEGLSKNLRLAAVNLTYIMLPVTTLIIALGGEAVRLVFERGAFDAQASLWTTQALIFYSLGLIFFSFNQALTPLFFANKDTRTPVRIAAAMVALNIVLNFILMQFMQHRGLAFATSITAMVNFVLQFYLIRKKMPKVNFAGILPNILKTLAICAVMLCVLLKVEPLVPARGIWQLGAKLAVFGVASLLFFYGAGILLKLDYLSEAASQLCKKFRRK